In [Leptolyngbya] sp. PCC 7376, a genomic segment contains:
- a CDS encoding IS630 family transposase (programmed frameshift) has protein sequence MPVAYSKDLRCKALAAVERGIPKKDVYEMFNIGRNSLYLWRKRLEETGSYSAKTGYQKGYGHKITDLEVFKSFVQQHADKTQAEMAELWPGEVSRRTISRMLKKIGFTRKKTYGYQERDEQKRQEFRKGLARLKPEQIIYCDESGMDERDGQYDYGYSPEGERVYDLKSESRRGRVNMIAAWHQGRLFAPFTVEGSCNRHVFEVWLENCLLPELQPHQVLILDNATFHKGGRIVEILAQAKCEVWYLPPYSPDLNRIEQCWSWLKSRIRKQLKHCPWVCKLT, from the exons ATGCCAGTTGCTTATAGCAAGGACCTACGTTGTAAAGCTCTTGCAGCCGTGGAGCGAGGTATCCCCAAAAAAGATGTCTATGAAATGTTCAATATTGGTCGCAATAGTCTTTACCTTTGGAGAAAACGTCTAGAAGAAACAGGGAGCTACAGCGCGAAAACAGGGTATCAGAAAGGCTATGGTCATAAAATCACAGACTTGGAAGTATTCAAAAGCTTTGTGCAACAGCATGCAGACAAAACCCAAGCAGAAATGGCAGAGCTGTGGCCTGGTGAAGTGAGTCGTCGTACCATCTCCAGAATGTTGAAGAAGATAGGTTTTACTCGA AAAAAGACCTATGGATATCAAGAAAGGGATGAACAGAAGCGACAGGAATTCAGAAAAGGATTGGCAAGATTGAAACCCGAGCAAATCATCTACTGTGATGAGTCAGGAATGGATGAGCGAGATGGTCAGTATGACTATGGCTATAGTCCCGAAGGAGAAAGAGTTTACGACCTCAAGTCAGAAAGTCGTCGCGGTAGAGTCAATATGATTGCAGCCTGGCATCAGGGTAGATTGTTTGCTCCCTTTACGGTGGAAGGCTCTTGTAATCGCCATGTGTTTGAGGTGTGGCTAGAGAATTGTTTACTACCAGAATTACAACCTCATCAGGTGTTGATTTTGGATAATGCCACATTCCACAAGGGAGGGAGGATTGTAGAAATCCTTGCGCAAGCGAAATGTGAGGTGTGGTATCTGCCTCCTTACTCACCAGATTTAAACAGAATTGAACAGTGTTGGTCTTGGTTGAAAAGCCGCATTCGAAAGCAACTCAAACACTGTCCATGGGTATGCAAATTAACGTGA